A genomic region of Christiangramia sp. OXR-203 contains the following coding sequences:
- a CDS encoding HlyD family secretion protein codes for MLNITRNPLNEQVDLSQFKAGKKVLHTRHFKYFNRFLKFSAIFGVIVLFLPWTQTISGNGSVTTLSPEQRPQTIQSVIPGKIEKWFVNEGDYVEKGDTILHITEVKNEYFDPSLVERTGDQVASKSNSLKSYDQKISALGTQLQALAQERELKLEQARNKLEQAKLKTKSDSIDLQAAKTNLSIAETQFNRTKTLQEEGLKAMTDVEEKRLKLQETQAKLISQENKLMASRNDIINARIEINRTAAEYSDKISKIQSDRSSAESGKFDAQAEVSKLQNAYTNYEMRQDLYYVKAPQNGYINKAIKAGIGETFKEGEQLVNIMPSDYDLAVETFVKPIDLPLLHKGEEVRVQFDGWPAIVFSGWPNVSYGTYGAKVVAIENFISPNGKYRVLLAPDENDHDWPDALRVGSGANTLALLEDVPIWYELWRHLNGFPPNYYTPENKTETDKKK; via the coding sequence ATGCTTAATATCACCAGAAATCCATTGAATGAGCAGGTTGACCTAAGTCAATTCAAAGCCGGGAAAAAGGTTCTGCATACAAGACACTTTAAATACTTCAACAGATTCCTGAAGTTCTCTGCGATCTTCGGCGTTATCGTACTTTTTCTTCCGTGGACCCAGACGATATCAGGAAATGGTTCTGTGACTACTTTAAGTCCAGAGCAAAGACCACAAACAATACAGTCGGTCATTCCTGGTAAGATCGAAAAATGGTTCGTAAATGAAGGAGATTATGTTGAAAAAGGAGATACGATCCTTCATATAACCGAAGTTAAAAACGAATATTTTGATCCATCGCTGGTAGAAAGAACTGGTGATCAGGTAGCTTCCAAGTCTAATTCCCTGAAATCCTATGATCAAAAGATCTCTGCTTTAGGCACGCAATTACAGGCCTTAGCACAGGAACGGGAACTTAAGCTGGAACAGGCAAGAAACAAATTGGAGCAGGCAAAACTGAAAACTAAAAGTGATAGCATTGACCTGCAGGCTGCTAAAACAAATCTGAGCATTGCTGAAACTCAGTTTAATCGTACTAAAACCCTTCAGGAAGAAGGTTTGAAAGCGATGACCGATGTAGAAGAAAAGCGACTTAAACTACAGGAAACTCAGGCGAAACTAATTTCGCAAGAGAATAAGCTAATGGCAAGTAGAAATGATATCATTAATGCCAGGATCGAAATTAATCGTACTGCTGCAGAGTATAGTGATAAGATTTCCAAGATTCAAAGTGATCGTTCCTCTGCAGAATCAGGTAAATTCGATGCTCAGGCTGAAGTGAGTAAACTCCAGAACGCTTATACGAATTATGAAATGAGGCAGGATCTCTACTATGTCAAAGCGCCGCAGAACGGGTATATAAACAAGGCTATTAAAGCCGGGATCGGTGAAACTTTTAAGGAAGGAGAGCAGCTGGTAAATATCATGCCTTCAGATTATGACCTCGCCGTGGAAACATTTGTAAAGCCAATTGACCTACCATTATTACATAAAGGTGAAGAGGTTAGAGTACAGTTTGATGGTTGGCCTGCGATCGTATTCAGCGGTTGGCCGAATGTATCTTACGGTACTTACGGTGCAAAAGTGGTTGCTATAGAGAATTTTATTAGTCCGAATGGGAAGTACAGAGTACTACTGGCACCAGATGAAAATGATCACGATTGGCCAGATGCTTTAAGAGTGGGTTCCGGGGCGAATACTCTGGCGCTACTGGAAGACGTGCCTATCTGGTATGAATTATGGCGACATTTAAATGGTTTCCCTCCAAATTATTATACTCCGGAAAATAAAACTGAAACCGACAAGAAGAAATGA
- a CDS encoding TolC family protein yields the protein MSLNKTFLIALLFLPMLQYGQTQDSIVLNFEEYLQMVKTFHPVVRQARLKADLGDAELLKARGGFDPKIEANYDRKDFKDTRYFDLFNAAFKIPTWYGVELKAKFEQNEGFYLNPQNNVPDDGLFAAGISVPIGQGLFINERMAALKQAKAYQQQSLADQQLAVNKVLYDASVAYFDWISAYRELKLYNNFIENAQFRYDGILSSFEVGDKPAIDTLEADIQIQDRKLSLEQARLKFFKASQQLGTYLWAENNTPLVTRERVYPEDALFENSTIPAEFLSDTEIPTHPKIRSLEYKVEILEFDRRLKANKLLPKLDLEYNFLSGDPDILRSFVNENYKVGVNFSIPLFLRKERGDLQKSKIKLQDAELELYSEQLNLQNKIRALKEQFLSYQEQVLMINQLVENYEIMLNAEERKLQLGESSVFLVNTREKSLISARLKQISVQEKLWNTRAELTQVLAILD from the coding sequence ATGAGTTTAAACAAGACTTTTCTTATTGCCTTGCTTTTTCTGCCTATGTTACAATATGGCCAGACTCAGGATAGTATTGTTCTGAATTTTGAAGAATACCTGCAGATGGTAAAAACCTTTCATCCGGTAGTTAGACAGGCCAGACTGAAAGCCGATCTTGGTGATGCTGAATTGCTAAAGGCTAGAGGTGGCTTTGACCCGAAGATAGAAGCTAATTATGATCGAAAGGACTTTAAAGATACCCGGTATTTTGACCTTTTCAATGCAGCTTTTAAGATCCCAACATGGTATGGAGTTGAACTGAAGGCAAAATTTGAACAGAACGAAGGTTTCTATTTGAATCCGCAGAACAATGTACCAGATGATGGTTTATTTGCAGCAGGAATTTCTGTACCTATAGGACAGGGTTTGTTTATCAACGAGCGTATGGCTGCTTTAAAACAGGCAAAAGCATACCAGCAGCAATCTCTTGCAGATCAACAACTGGCGGTGAACAAAGTTCTTTATGACGCATCTGTAGCTTATTTTGACTGGATTAGCGCGTATAGGGAGCTTAAGTTGTACAACAACTTTATTGAAAATGCGCAGTTTCGATATGACGGAATCCTTTCCAGTTTTGAAGTAGGGGATAAGCCTGCTATTGATACTCTGGAAGCCGATATTCAAATACAGGACCGTAAGTTAAGCCTGGAACAGGCACGATTGAAGTTTTTCAAGGCTTCTCAACAATTAGGAACTTATTTATGGGCTGAAAATAATACACCTCTAGTAACTAGGGAACGTGTATATCCTGAGGATGCGTTATTTGAAAATAGCACGATTCCTGCCGAGTTCTTAAGTGATACTGAAATTCCCACGCACCCGAAAATTCGGTCATTGGAGTATAAGGTAGAAATTCTGGAATTTGACAGAAGATTGAAAGCAAACAAATTACTCCCAAAGCTGGATCTGGAATACAATTTTTTAAGTGGCGATCCCGATATTTTAAGAAGTTTTGTCAATGAGAATTATAAAGTTGGTGTAAACTTCAGTATTCCTTTATTCCTTCGGAAAGAACGCGGGGATCTACAAAAATCGAAAATCAAACTTCAGGATGCAGAATTAGAATTATATAGCGAACAACTCAATCTTCAGAATAAAATAAGGGCGCTGAAAGAACAATTTTTGTCTTACCAGGAACAGGTGTTGATGATCAATCAACTTGTAGAAAATTACGAAATCATGCTTAATGCTGAAGAACGAAAGCTGCAACTTGGCGAAAGTTCTGTTTTCCTCGTCAATACCCGGGAAAAAAGTTTGATAAGTGCACGACTGAAGCAAATTAGCGTGCAGGAGAAACTCTGGAACACCCGCGCTGAACTTACTCAGGTTCTGGCAATTCTGGACTAA
- a CDS encoding isoprenylcysteine carboxylmethyltransferase family protein codes for MRFGNLQVKDYYFVGLQLLLFLIYFIPVDLFRLNIPDWLRMIGLIPGILGIGLAFFTLFQFRNMLSVFPTPVDSGKLITKDAFSLSRHPIYTSIVLSASSFGIFSESVFRLIITVLLFILFYFKSKYEERLLLLKYPEYAEYSRHTPRFL; via the coding sequence ATGCGCTTTGGGAATTTACAGGTGAAGGATTACTATTTCGTAGGCCTGCAGTTACTATTATTCCTTATTTATTTTATACCGGTAGATCTCTTTAGATTAAATATCCCTGATTGGTTAAGAATGATCGGTTTAATTCCCGGAATATTAGGGATTGGGCTGGCTTTTTTTACGCTATTTCAATTTAGAAATATGTTGTCTGTGTTCCCTACACCAGTAGATAGCGGGAAATTGATTACCAAAGATGCATTTTCGCTATCCAGGCATCCAATTTATACTTCAATAGTTCTCTCTGCTTCTAGCTTCGGAATTTTTTCTGAATCGGTATTTCGACTGATCATTACGGTACTGCTGTTTATTCTATTTTACTTCAAATCAAAATATGAAGAGCGTTTATTACTACTGAAGTATCCGGAGTATGCTGAATATTCGCGACACACTCCAAGATTTCTTTAA
- a CDS encoding DUF2490 domain-containing protein: protein MRKINYAIILLSILGFTISGYTQDRQEYGSWNAAFLTKNIGEDWNVRLEYHHRTTSFLKYHEQTVIRPSVDYRLDSIFSFAAGYSYLHNDQNINIAKPDFYEHNLWQQVALNHEIGLMNFNHRLRVEERFIDAIVERGGQELIDGSNYQTRLRYRLTASIDVLKNPNISIVAYDELFLNFNSGILPDTVDQNWIFIGPQIGIAKGLNITSGYHFIVLPRSGNNLHRHIWDAILSYTF from the coding sequence ATGAGAAAAATAAATTACGCAATCATCTTACTCTCAATATTAGGCTTTACAATTTCAGGTTATACTCAGGATAGACAGGAATACGGTAGCTGGAATGCTGCTTTTCTAACTAAGAATATTGGCGAGGACTGGAATGTAAGGCTCGAATATCATCATCGTACCACTTCTTTTCTTAAGTATCACGAACAAACTGTAATTCGCCCATCTGTCGACTATCGACTCGATAGTATTTTTAGTTTTGCTGCCGGGTATAGTTACTTGCATAATGATCAAAATATCAACATCGCCAAACCAGATTTTTACGAGCATAATCTCTGGCAACAGGTGGCACTGAACCACGAAATTGGATTGATGAATTTTAATCATCGATTGAGAGTAGAAGAACGTTTTATCGATGCTATCGTAGAGCGTGGTGGCCAGGAACTAATTGATGGTAGTAATTATCAAACCCGACTCAGATACCGCTTGACAGCTAGTATAGATGTCTTGAAAAACCCTAACATATCCATAGTCGCGTACGATGAGTTATTTCTAAATTTTAATTCTGGGATCTTACCAGACACAGTAGACCAAAATTGGATTTTTATAGGACCGCAAATAGGAATAGCGAAAGGCCTGAACATTACCTCTGGCTATCATTTTATTGTGTTACCTAGATCTGGAAATAACCTGCACAGGCATATTTGGGATGCCATCTTAAGTTATACCTTTTAG
- a CDS encoding rhodanese-like domain-containing protein, with translation MQKNNFLQASFHWSKSEPVYLYCQSGMRSMKAARLLSRNGFTKIYELRGGISGYDL, from the coding sequence ATGCAAAAGAATAATTTTCTACAAGCATCTTTTCACTGGTCAAAATCTGAGCCTGTCTATCTCTACTGCCAGTCGGGAATGAGAAGTATGAAGGCAGCCAGGCTTTTGTCGCGCAACGGATTTACGAAGATCTATGAGTTAAGAGGAGGAATCTCAGGTTATGATCTCTAA
- a CDS encoding class I SAM-dependent methyltransferase has translation MEESQIFQYIQNMDIYLIDQIMKQKYKRSDRILDAGCGEGRNLRWFAGFDYNIWGIDMDLERLRLAKEIFPKLQARLMPAKLSEIPFPDAHFDHIICSAVLHFAEDENHFYRMFSELIRVLKPTGSIFIRTASNIGLLKATVELSDSYNDWKAGYYLDRETISQLINKYDLKLLEPVKTTNVQDIRAMSTLVLQK, from the coding sequence ATGGAAGAATCACAAATATTTCAGTATATACAAAATATGGATATCTACCTGATCGACCAGATCATGAAGCAGAAGTATAAGCGAAGCGATAGAATACTTGATGCAGGTTGTGGTGAAGGTAGAAATCTAAGATGGTTCGCAGGATTCGATTATAATATTTGGGGAATTGACATGGACCTGGAAAGATTGCGTTTAGCGAAGGAAATTTTCCCAAAATTGCAGGCGAGGTTGATGCCTGCAAAACTTTCAGAAATACCATTTCCAGATGCTCATTTTGATCATATTATTTGCAGCGCTGTACTTCATTTTGCTGAAGATGAAAATCATTTTTATAGAATGTTTTCAGAATTGATAAGAGTTCTGAAGCCTACAGGAAGTATTTTTATTAGAACAGCTTCTAATATTGGTTTGCTGAAGGCTACAGTAGAGTTATCTGATTCATATAATGATTGGAAAGCAGGCTATTATTTAGACAGGGAGACTATTTCTCAATTAATCAACAAATACGATCTCAAACTGCTGGAACCTGTAAAGACTACGAATGTTCAGGATATTAGAGCAATGTCAACCCTGGTTTTACAAAAGTAA
- a CDS encoding MBL fold metallo-hydrolase encodes MKIEQIYTGCLAQGAYYIESDGEVAIIDPLREVQPYLDRLTEAGAKLSYIFETHFHADFVSGHVTLSEKTNAPIIYGPDANPEFEAIVAEDGQEFNLGKLTIKVLHTPGHTMESTTYLLKDENGKAHALFTGDTLFLGDVGRPDLAQKAASMTQEELAGILFDSLREKIMPLADDIIVYPAHGAGSACGKNMIKETVDTLGNQKKMNYALRADMTKAEFVKEVTDGLLPPPAYFPMNVKLNKEGYESIDKVMAKGLQALSPEAFEAAANETAAVMLDIRHQDEFAKSHIPGSIFIGLDGSFAPWVGDLIKDVAQTILLIGDEDRIEEAITRLSRVGFDNTIGYLKGGFKSWIDASKETDTVETISAIDLKSIVEDAPVFDVRKPGEFQSEHLPNAVHTSLSEINEHLSEYPENEKFYLHCAGGYRSMIAASILKSRGIHNLVDVQGGFKAIREAGLETTDYVCPSTL; translated from the coding sequence GTGAAAATCGAACAAATTTATACGGGATGCCTGGCTCAGGGCGCTTATTACATAGAAAGTGATGGAGAAGTCGCTATTATAGATCCGCTAAGGGAAGTTCAGCCATACCTGGACAGGTTAACTGAAGCTGGCGCAAAACTTAGCTATATTTTTGAAACACATTTTCATGCTGATTTTGTTTCGGGTCACGTAACGCTTTCAGAAAAAACAAACGCACCTATCATCTACGGGCCAGATGCGAATCCAGAATTTGAAGCGATCGTTGCTGAAGATGGACAGGAATTTAACCTTGGTAAGTTGACGATCAAAGTACTGCATACTCCTGGACATACGATGGAAAGCACGACCTATTTACTGAAGGATGAAAATGGTAAGGCCCACGCCTTATTCACAGGAGATACACTTTTCCTTGGAGACGTTGGCCGTCCAGATCTTGCGCAAAAGGCCGCTAGTATGACCCAGGAAGAACTCGCAGGAATACTATTTGATAGTCTGCGGGAAAAGATCATGCCGCTTGCAGATGATATTATAGTATATCCCGCCCATGGAGCAGGTTCTGCCTGTGGAAAGAACATGATAAAGGAAACGGTGGACACCCTGGGTAACCAGAAGAAAATGAATTACGCTCTTAGAGCAGATATGACCAAAGCTGAATTTGTGAAAGAAGTGACTGATGGATTGCTACCTCCTCCTGCCTACTTTCCAATGAATGTTAAGCTAAATAAAGAAGGTTACGAAAGTATCGATAAAGTAATGGCTAAAGGATTGCAGGCACTAAGTCCTGAAGCATTTGAAGCGGCTGCGAATGAGACAGCTGCAGTAATGCTGGATATTAGACACCAGGATGAATTTGCAAAGTCACATATTCCAGGCTCGATTTTCATAGGTCTTGATGGCAGTTTTGCCCCATGGGTAGGCGATCTTATAAAAGACGTTGCACAAACAATTCTATTAATTGGTGATGAAGACAGAATTGAAGAAGCGATCACCAGATTGTCCAGAGTAGGTTTCGATAATACCATTGGCTATCTTAAAGGTGGTTTCAAATCGTGGATCGATGCTTCTAAGGAAACCGATACTGTGGAAACGATCAGTGCGATAGACCTGAAGTCAATTGTAGAAGATGCACCTGTTTTTGACGTAAGAAAACCAGGCGAATTTCAATCTGAACACTTGCCTAATGCAGTTCACACATCTCTTTCCGAGATAAATGAGCACCTATCAGAATACCCTGAAAATGAGAAATTTTATCTTCATTGCGCGGGTGGTTACCGTAGTATGATCGCCGCATCAATTTTAAAAAGTAGGGGAATTCATAATCTTGTCGATGTACAGGGTGGTTTTAAAGCCATCAGGGAAGCTGGTCTAGAAACGACGGACTATGTATGTCCATCGACGCTATAA
- a CDS encoding TonB-dependent receptor, whose amino-acid sequence MKRLLLLLLVALFSNFGAQAQVTTAEISGTVVDDQGTPLPGANITAVHTPTGTQYGAVTNFDGDFTLLNLRVGGPYTISASFVGFKTSILEDVNLNLGQTFNVDVNMVADATQLDAVIITATRNQIINSDRTGAETNIGRKELKTLPTISRSASDFYRLEPTASSNGSFGGRNDQFNNFSLDGSIFNNPFGLDAATPGGQTNAQPVSLDAIDQIQVSTAPYDVTQAGFTGASVNAVTKSGTNEIEGTVYGFYRNEDMTGDKVGGDDIIVPDLTQAQYGVSIGAPIIKDKLFVFANFERDERQDLGSNFVAGRPGLTGSNVSRVSAEDLDFVSNQLSTLGYETGPYEGYTFDTESTKGLLKLDWNINQNHRMAVIYNFLDASRDLPANPEAIGRRGPDLTTLQFRNSGYRINNKIDSWLIELNSNFGNNISNKFQAGYTHFDDSRDPFSAPAPPINIQQDGVRYIVAGHEPFSINNRLDQNVYQITNNLNMVKGNHTFTFGASFEKFEFDNSFNLGAYDYNGDATLGTGPVSTFFDAFTSVRIDPNNPGTSFEEAVNNGTIGAALQNAQNTFDSRNANDSWALAETNVGQFALYAQDKWKITDDFTFTYGLRVDKPLYFDTEDRIQENIDRLAGGTFPNGDYQPGITYYNEDGDALNLNSLELPSNKLLWSPRVGFNWDVMGNNQLQLRGGSGIFTGRLPFVWIGNQVANPAFYFYQTTAPDFQFPQVWRNSLGADYKFENGLVATTDLIYTKDLNAQMVRNYGLSTPTGALNGVDNRPVYQTSDRAVNEFGGVTNAYVFTNTDVGYSFNWSVKLSKNFEKDFFASVAYNYLKSEDASSLDAEISSDAYDRNPAIGNVNRAVSTPSRYGDKHRIVGQLNKQFFYGKDDRWRTSIGAFYEYAQGGRFSYTYSGDINNDGSVLNDLIYIPTQSELQQYQFTGSIEEQAAQREAFERFIQQDEYLNDNRGDYAGKYDILSPWRGRWDVKFLQDYNFKVGEKTNTIQFSIDILNFGNLISSDWGVIERPVNDQPVGVFVDDTNTPVYTFGGQTRTFANDFSLDSRWQAQVGLRYIF is encoded by the coding sequence ATGAAAAGATTATTACTGCTGCTACTAGTAGCATTATTTTCAAATTTTGGAGCCCAGGCGCAGGTTACCACAGCAGAGATTAGTGGAACCGTAGTCGATGACCAGGGAACTCCGCTACCCGGTGCGAACATTACAGCTGTTCACACACCAACAGGTACTCAATACGGTGCCGTTACAAATTTTGATGGGGATTTCACCTTATTGAACCTTAGAGTTGGAGGACCTTATACCATCTCTGCTAGTTTTGTAGGTTTCAAGACTTCAATTTTAGAAGACGTTAACCTTAATCTTGGTCAAACTTTCAATGTAGATGTGAATATGGTAGCAGATGCTACTCAACTTGATGCGGTTATCATTACTGCTACCAGGAACCAGATCATTAACTCTGATCGTACTGGAGCTGAAACTAACATTGGTCGTAAAGAATTAAAAACGCTACCTACAATCTCTCGTTCAGCATCAGATTTTTATCGTTTAGAACCTACAGCTTCCAGCAACGGATCGTTCGGTGGTCGTAATGACCAGTTCAATAACTTTAGCCTGGATGGTTCGATCTTTAACAACCCATTTGGTCTGGATGCCGCTACTCCTGGTGGTCAAACTAATGCACAACCGGTTTCGCTGGATGCTATAGACCAGATTCAGGTATCTACAGCACCTTACGATGTAACTCAGGCTGGTTTTACCGGAGCTTCTGTTAATGCTGTGACTAAAAGTGGTACCAATGAGATCGAGGGAACTGTTTACGGTTTTTACCGTAATGAAGATATGACCGGAGATAAGGTTGGTGGCGATGATATTATCGTACCAGATCTAACACAAGCCCAGTACGGTGTTAGTATAGGAGCACCAATAATCAAAGATAAATTGTTTGTATTTGCCAATTTCGAGAGAGACGAACGTCAGGATCTTGGATCTAATTTCGTAGCTGGCAGACCAGGTCTTACAGGATCAAATGTTTCCAGAGTTTCTGCGGAAGATCTTGATTTCGTTTCCAATCAGCTTTCAACTTTGGGTTATGAAACCGGACCCTATGAAGGTTATACTTTTGATACTGAATCAACTAAAGGATTACTGAAGCTTGACTGGAACATTAACCAGAATCATCGAATGGCTGTAATTTATAACTTCCTTGATGCATCCAGAGATTTACCGGCTAACCCGGAAGCTATTGGCCGAAGAGGTCCAGACCTTACTACCCTGCAATTCAGAAATTCAGGCTACAGGATCAACAACAAGATCGATTCTTGGTTAATTGAACTTAACTCTAACTTTGGAAATAATATTTCTAATAAATTCCAGGCTGGATATACTCATTTTGACGATAGTCGTGATCCTTTTTCTGCTCCTGCTCCACCAATTAATATTCAGCAAGATGGTGTGCGTTATATCGTAGCAGGTCACGAACCTTTCTCCATAAATAACAGACTTGATCAAAACGTTTACCAGATCACCAATAACCTGAACATGGTTAAAGGAAATCACACCTTTACTTTTGGTGCTAGTTTTGAAAAATTTGAATTTGACAACTCATTTAACCTTGGAGCATACGATTACAATGGGGATGCTACTTTAGGCACAGGTCCCGTAAGTACATTTTTCGATGCTTTTACCAGTGTACGAATAGATCCTAATAATCCTGGAACTTCATTTGAAGAGGCAGTGAATAATGGAACTATTGGAGCAGCACTTCAAAATGCGCAGAATACATTTGATAGTCGAAATGCTAATGACAGTTGGGCACTTGCTGAAACTAATGTTGGACAGTTCGCTCTTTATGCTCAGGATAAATGGAAAATAACTGATGATTTTACATTTACTTACGGGTTAAGAGTTGACAAACCTCTTTATTTTGATACTGAAGATAGGATCCAGGAAAACATTGACCGTCTTGCCGGTGGTACTTTTCCAAATGGAGATTATCAACCAGGAATCACTTACTACAATGAGGACGGTGATGCGCTGAATCTAAATAGTCTTGAATTACCTTCCAATAAACTATTATGGTCTCCAAGAGTTGGTTTTAACTGGGATGTAATGGGGAATAATCAGCTACAGCTTCGTGGTGGATCAGGAATCTTCACAGGTAGACTTCCTTTCGTTTGGATAGGAAACCAGGTAGCAAACCCTGCGTTTTATTTCTATCAAACTACAGCACCAGATTTCCAGTTTCCGCAGGTATGGAGAAATAGTCTGGGAGCAGATTATAAGTTTGAAAACGGACTTGTTGCAACGACAGACCTTATTTATACAAAAGATCTAAACGCACAAATGGTTAGAAATTATGGTCTTTCAACTCCAACTGGAGCTTTAAATGGTGTGGACAATCGTCCGGTTTACCAGACTAGTGATCGTGCAGTGAACGAGTTTGGTGGAGTAACCAATGCTTATGTATTCACAAATACAGATGTTGGATATTCCTTCAACTGGTCTGTGAAGTTAAGCAAGAACTTTGAAAAAGACTTTTTTGCAAGTGTTGCCTATAATTATCTAAAATCTGAAGATGCCAGCTCTCTTGATGCTGAGATCTCCAGTGATGCTTATGACAGGAATCCGGCTATTGGCAACGTAAACAGGGCTGTGAGCACTCCTTCAAGATATGGTGACAAACATCGTATTGTAGGGCAGTTGAACAAGCAATTTTTCTACGGAAAGGATGACAGATGGAGAACATCTATCGGTGCATTTTACGAGTATGCCCAGGGAGGAAGATTCTCTTACACCTATTCCGGAGATATCAACAACGACGGATCTGTTTTGAATGATCTTATTTATATTCCAACTCAGTCTGAACTTCAGCAATACCAGTTTACAGGAAGTATTGAGGAACAAGCTGCGCAAAGAGAAGCTTTTGAAAGATTTATTCAACAGGATGAATATTTGAATGATAATCGTGGTGATTATGCAGGGAAGTATGATATTTTGAGTCCATGGAGAGGACGCTGGGATGTGAAATTCCTTCAGGACTACAACTTTAAGGTTGGTGAAAAAACAAATACGATCCAGTTTAGTATCGATATCCTTAATTTCGGAAACCTGATTAGCTCAGACTGGGGTGTGATCGAACGACCTGTTAATGATCAACCTGTTGGAGTATTCGTGGATGACACCAATACACCTGTGTATACATTCGGTGGCCAGACCAGAACATTTGCCAATGACTTTAGTCTTGACTCAAGATGGCAGGCTCAGGTTGGATTACGTTATATTTTCTAA
- a CDS encoding phosphoribosylanthranilate isomerase, whose product MGYLPKVKICCISSVAEAKLAINAGVDAIGLVGPMPSGPGIIDDRLIAEIVQEIPPGIETFLLTSETSAENIIAHYRKVNTSVIQLVDRIELSEYKRIRDHLNQVQLVQVIHVTGSEAIREAQKISSYVDTILLDSGNPGLAVKELGGTGRTHNWKISRQIIDSLDIPVYLAGGLKPENIQEAIRAVKPFGVDLCSGVRTNDRLDSKKLLKFFSNLKQ is encoded by the coding sequence TTGGGTTATCTTCCAAAAGTCAAAATTTGCTGCATAAGCAGTGTTGCCGAGGCAAAACTCGCCATTAATGCGGGTGTAGATGCAATTGGTTTAGTAGGACCTATGCCTAGCGGTCCGGGAATTATTGACGATCGGCTAATTGCTGAAATTGTTCAGGAGATCCCTCCCGGTATTGAAACTTTCCTGCTTACCAGCGAAACTTCAGCTGAAAATATAATAGCTCACTATCGAAAAGTGAATACATCAGTCATACAACTGGTTGATCGAATAGAACTTTCAGAATATAAAAGGATCAGAGACCACCTGAATCAGGTTCAATTAGTACAGGTCATTCATGTGACTGGTTCCGAAGCAATACGGGAAGCACAAAAAATTTCCAGCTACGTTGATACCATCTTACTGGATAGCGGAAATCCTGGACTGGCAGTTAAAGAACTCGGAGGTACCGGCCGAACTCATAACTGGAAAATAAGCAGGCAGATCATTGATAGTCTGGATATTCCGGTTTACCTCGCTGGAGGTTTAAAACCTGAGAATATTCAGGAAGCAATCAGAGCTGTTAAACCATTTGGAGTGGATCTTTGTAGTGGCGTTAGAACTAATGATCGTTTAGACTCTAAAAAGCTGCTCAAATTTTTCAGCAATCTAAAGCAGTGA
- a CDS encoding carboxymuconolactone decarboxylase family protein: MNTEKNTDILTVHTKESAPEGGKALLEKSEKAYGYVPNLHAVLAGSPQLLDAYQQLHELFSNSSFDKDELTVVWQTINVEHECHYCVPAHTAIAKAMKVDDAISNALREKTKLPSEKLEVLRNTTLTLTKNRGNISKPEIQEFYDAGYSQRQLLDIVLGLSQKVISNYTNHIAETPIDKGFESFKWNA, encoded by the coding sequence ATGAATACTGAAAAGAACACAGACATTTTAACTGTACATACGAAAGAATCTGCTCCGGAAGGCGGAAAAGCACTTTTAGAAAAATCTGAAAAAGCTTACGGATATGTACCCAATTTGCATGCAGTACTTGCAGGCTCACCACAACTTTTAGATGCTTACCAACAGTTGCATGAGCTATTCTCAAACTCATCATTTGACAAGGATGAATTAACTGTAGTATGGCAAACGATTAATGTAGAGCACGAGTGTCATTATTGCGTTCCTGCTCACACGGCCATTGCCAAAGCGATGAAAGTTGATGATGCTATTAGCAATGCCCTGCGTGAAAAAACAAAACTCCCTTCTGAAAAGCTTGAGGTTCTTAGAAATACGACCCTCACACTTACCAAAAATCGTGGAAATATCTCTAAACCTGAGATCCAGGAATTCTATGATGCAGGTTATTCTCAAAGACAATTGCTTGATATTGTACTAGGCCTTTCTCAAAAAGTGATTAGCAACTATACAAATCACATTGCTGAGACTCCAATCGATAAAGGTTTTGAGTCTTTTAAGTGGAACGCATAA